A genomic segment from Rhodohalobacter sp. SW132 encodes:
- a CDS encoding alpha/beta fold hydrolase yields the protein MTSLSFLNLLTILAVFLLLTETLSAQELPRRVQIGLAMQPVENGVQITFAPEHQPAGMAGMLEGDIIRSIDGEPVTSQLDVIEKLRNERPPSLRFSVERNGREEVVTVHPQEVPLLDHPDFEFHYGVVETDDGTLRRTIIRKPHGDGPFPTIVMLGGIGCYSLDSREGVAYIDMLNELASTGYLTYWVEKSGMGDSQGTPCMEINFDTELSGYRAGLSQVRTMSDVDQNRVILLGHSMGGLTGPILASETDEPLHAIIAMSTFGVPWFEYLIANSRRQVHFSDLSLSEIENRMSETVKVHYMYTIEKKSPEEILKIFPDRAGSFNLPHHYSYFQQVADYKPLDLWSRTGEAQALLIAGGADYVVSIDEHKYVVDNLNNLRPGSAKFIFIEDMDHGLRFARDQQAARAGESGAFHSELVPAIINWLESIDD from the coding sequence ATGACCTCACTTTCTTTTCTGAATTTGCTCACGATTTTGGCTGTTTTTCTTCTTTTGACAGAAACCTTATCCGCGCAAGAACTGCCCCGACGAGTGCAAATCGGATTGGCAATGCAGCCTGTGGAAAATGGAGTGCAGATAACTTTTGCCCCCGAACACCAGCCTGCGGGGATGGCCGGTATGCTGGAGGGTGATATTATCCGTTCTATAGATGGAGAGCCTGTAACCAGCCAGTTGGATGTGATTGAGAAGCTACGGAATGAGCGTCCTCCCTCTTTACGTTTTTCTGTTGAGCGCAATGGCCGGGAAGAGGTTGTCACCGTTCACCCTCAGGAAGTTCCGTTGCTCGATCATCCGGACTTTGAATTTCATTATGGTGTAGTGGAAACCGATGATGGTACGCTTCGTCGCACTATTATCAGAAAACCTCATGGGGACGGGCCATTTCCCACAATAGTAATGCTCGGTGGTATCGGCTGCTATTCACTTGACAGCAGAGAAGGAGTGGCTTATATCGACATGTTAAATGAATTGGCGAGTACCGGCTATTTGACATATTGGGTGGAAAAAAGCGGAATGGGCGACAGCCAGGGAACTCCATGCATGGAAATCAATTTTGATACTGAACTCAGCGGTTACCGCGCCGGCCTCTCCCAGGTTCGCACAATGTCTGATGTGGATCAGAACAGGGTAATACTTCTGGGACACAGTATGGGCGGACTCACAGGCCCAATCCTGGCTTCTGAAACGGATGAGCCTCTTCATGCTATCATTGCTATGTCTACATTTGGAGTGCCATGGTTTGAATATCTCATAGCGAACAGCCGCCGCCAGGTGCACTTTTCTGATTTGTCTCTTTCCGAAATTGAAAACCGAATGAGTGAAACTGTAAAAGTGCATTACATGTACACGATAGAGAAAAAATCACCTGAAGAGATTCTCAAAATATTTCCTGACCGTGCAGGAAGTTTCAATCTTCCCCACCACTACAGCTATTTTCAGCAAGTAGCCGATTACAAACCCCTGGATCTCTGGTCACGTACCGGGGAAGCACAGGCATTGCTCATCGCCGGAGGTGCTGATTACGTCGTCAGTATTGATGAACACAAGTATGTGGTGGATAATTTGAACAACCTCCGACCGGGGTCAGCGAAATTTATTTTTATTGAGGATATGGACCACGGCCTTCGTTTTGCCCGTGATCAGCAGGCAGCCCGGGCGGGTGAATCAGGAGCTTTCCATAGTGAATTGGTACCGGCTATCATAAATTGGCTGGAAAGTATTGATGACTGA
- a CDS encoding DUF5916 domain-containing protein — MKYLLPFLILFFYIITAHAQAPTEQRTEIIQKGDNPPDIRPGTAEKPVMSAVRLTEGTSISLDGFLDEDVWQMAPVATEFTQRNPNDGQSASERTEVRILYTDNAIYVGFMAYDSAPDSIMAPLFRRDGNQPSDWVYVGFDSYNDSRTAFVFGVNPRGVQRDFLYFNDSSMDLQWDAVWDARTQILENGWSAEIRIPISQLRFSEASDIQSWGVNFSRALARKGETSFWAPTPQRDTRMVSRYGRLNGIRGLDEPMRLEIMPYVAGSLLRAPDLGTSNPYFNRNQLDGNIGADVRYGLTSNLTLTATINPDFGQVEADPSVINLTANESFFSERRPFFQEGNDIFQFGGTKSFFKIGHPQTFYSRRIGRAPQGSPGRAGEPALFTDQLDQTTIAGAVKLSGKTDTGWSIGALNAFTLQETASFITPSGAEENIAVEPATNYLVTRTMKDFNAGNTYVGGFVSAVSRNIDGTYFENFLRSSAYLGGLDFEHNFDNRNWVVSGVVSYSSINGTQQAIGLAQRSPVRYYNRVDSDKLNLDTERTNLSGYATEMSIRRQGGSRWLGSLTYSDVSPGYETNDLGFQNRADHRILSGSIIYRNTNLSWLQFFEQSVASLNGWNYDGDRIHNGIRSAGFMRFNNLWTANYNAGFNLRRDSDRLTRGGPVMQQPTDMLLNLFISTNPNKTISFGSGLLHIRDENGGSTYDYLGVINARPSTWLTMSLSPLIVKNRNTMQYVSSVPDASAYHTFGNRYLFADITQNTIALDTRVNWTFSPTMSLETYVRPFVSSGKYSNFKELSAPRTFDFDVYGEDMGTITQNDGQYFVDPDDTGTSNFAFRDPDFNFRSIQGNAVFRWEYRSGSTLFFVWQQQRSDFEATGDFDFGRDLSDLFRSKPTNVFLVKASYWFG; from the coding sequence ATGAAATATTTATTACCCTTTTTAATCCTCTTCTTTTATATCATTACGGCCCATGCTCAGGCACCCACTGAACAACGTACAGAAATTATACAAAAGGGTGACAACCCGCCCGATATCCGGCCCGGAACGGCTGAAAAACCGGTTATGAGCGCTGTCCGTTTGACTGAGGGAACCTCCATTTCCCTAGATGGATTTTTAGATGAAGACGTTTGGCAAATGGCACCGGTAGCAACAGAATTTACGCAGCGAAATCCAAACGACGGCCAGTCCGCATCGGAAAGAACGGAAGTGAGAATTCTTTATACGGACAATGCCATCTACGTGGGATTTATGGCCTACGATTCAGCTCCGGATTCCATCATGGCGCCCCTCTTCAGGAGGGATGGCAACCAGCCAAGTGACTGGGTATATGTAGGTTTCGACAGCTATAACGACAGTCGCACCGCATTTGTGTTTGGGGTGAATCCCAGGGGAGTTCAGCGGGACTTTCTTTATTTCAATGATTCCAGTATGGATTTACAATGGGATGCTGTGTGGGACGCCAGAACCCAAATCCTTGAAAATGGATGGTCGGCAGAGATCCGTATTCCGATCAGCCAGCTCCGGTTCAGCGAGGCCAGCGATATACAATCTTGGGGCGTAAATTTTTCGCGTGCCCTGGCCCGGAAAGGGGAAACGTCATTCTGGGCGCCAACCCCACAAAGGGATACCCGTATGGTGTCAAGATATGGCAGGCTGAACGGAATCCGGGGCCTTGATGAACCGATGCGGCTGGAGATCATGCCCTATGTGGCAGGCAGCCTGCTAAGGGCTCCCGATTTAGGCACTTCCAATCCCTACTTCAACAGAAATCAGCTCGATGGCAATATTGGAGCTGATGTGAGATATGGCCTCACATCAAACCTAACGCTTACTGCGACCATCAACCCTGATTTTGGACAGGTAGAAGCTGATCCGTCTGTTATCAACCTGACAGCCAATGAGAGCTTTTTCTCCGAGCGCAGGCCATTCTTTCAGGAAGGAAATGATATTTTCCAGTTTGGAGGCACGAAGTCTTTTTTTAAAATTGGCCATCCGCAAACGTTCTACTCCCGCCGAATCGGGCGTGCACCCCAGGGAAGCCCCGGCCGGGCCGGTGAACCTGCCCTGTTCACGGACCAGCTCGATCAAACTACGATTGCAGGTGCAGTAAAACTGAGCGGGAAAACAGATACCGGATGGTCAATCGGCGCATTGAATGCATTTACTCTGCAGGAAACTGCCAGTTTCATTACGCCTTCCGGTGCCGAAGAAAATATTGCGGTGGAGCCGGCAACCAACTACCTGGTTACAAGAACCATGAAGGATTTTAACGCCGGCAATACCTATGTAGGCGGATTTGTCAGCGCGGTGAGCAGGAATATAGATGGAACCTATTTCGAAAATTTCCTCCGTTCATCAGCCTATCTTGGCGGGCTGGATTTTGAACACAATTTTGACAACCGTAACTGGGTTGTAAGCGGTGTAGTTTCTTATAGTTCCATAAATGGAACTCAGCAAGCTATCGGATTGGCCCAGCGTTCACCAGTCCGGTACTACAATCGGGTAGATTCAGATAAGCTGAATCTCGATACTGAAAGGACTAACCTGTCCGGATATGCCACTGAAATGAGCATTCGCAGACAAGGCGGAAGCAGATGGCTTGGCTCACTGACCTATTCTGACGTAAGCCCCGGCTACGAAACAAATGATCTTGGTTTCCAGAATCGGGCTGATCACAGAATACTATCAGGCAGTATAATTTACAGGAATACCAATTTATCATGGCTGCAATTTTTTGAGCAATCAGTCGCGTCATTAAATGGATGGAATTACGATGGCGATAGAATTCATAATGGAATCAGGTCGGCAGGGTTTATGCGGTTTAATAATCTTTGGACAGCAAATTATAATGCCGGTTTTAACCTGAGGCGGGATTCAGACAGGCTAACCCGTGGCGGCCCTGTCATGCAGCAACCGACCGATATGCTTCTTAACCTGTTCATTAGTACAAACCCTAATAAAACAATTTCTTTCGGTTCAGGACTCCTTCACATAAGGGACGAAAATGGGGGAAGTACCTATGATTATCTTGGAGTCATAAATGCCCGGCCCTCCACATGGCTTACCATGAGTTTGTCCCCTCTCATCGTGAAAAACAGAAATACCATGCAGTATGTTAGTTCTGTGCCGGATGCCAGCGCATATCATACGTTCGGGAACCGGTACCTGTTTGCAGACATCACCCAAAATACCATCGCCCTGGATACCAGGGTAAACTGGACGTTCTCGCCAACTATGAGCTTAGAAACCTATGTTCGTCCATTTGTATCATCCGGTAAATACAGCAACTTCAAAGAGCTTTCAGCTCCGCGTACGTTTGATTTTGATGTTTATGGTGAGGATATGGGTACGATTACACAAAATGATGGTCAATATTTTGTTGATCCTGACGACACAGGTACTTCAAACTTTGCTTTCCGAGATCCCGATTTCAATTTTAGATCCATTCAGGGCAATGCCGTATTCCGATGGGAATACCGCTCGGGATCTACACTCTTCTTTGTATGGCAACAGCAAAGAAGTGATTTTGAAGCTACAGGAGATTTTGACTTTGGAAGGGATCTTAGCGATTTATTTAGGTCAAAACCGACCAATGTATTTCTTGTAAAAGCGTCGTATTGGTTTGGATAA
- a CDS encoding thioredoxin family protein: MKKITFLSVLLIAIASLAFLNMGMASESNLSGAVVGEPAPDFSVVDAYGNTHSLSDYEGQFVILEWLNHDCPFVRKHYDGNNMQELQKKYTDQDVVWLSVISSAPGTQGYLEPEGAQKITGEKNASPTAVLLDEDGTMGRAYDARVTPHMYIINPDGILEYNGAIDDRPTPRARDLEGARNYVVEAMDALMNGGEIEVRTNTPYGCTVKYN, from the coding sequence ATGAAAAAAATAACCTTCCTCAGCGTACTGCTGATAGCTATCGCCTCCCTGGCATTTCTTAACATGGGCATGGCTTCCGAATCCAACCTTAGCGGTGCCGTAGTTGGTGAACCTGCCCCCGATTTCTCTGTGGTGGATGCGTACGGAAATACCCACAGCCTCAGTGATTACGAGGGGCAGTTTGTGATTCTGGAGTGGCTCAACCACGATTGTCCGTTTGTGCGCAAACATTACGACGGCAATAACATGCAGGAACTGCAGAAAAAATATACGGATCAGGATGTGGTCTGGCTTTCCGTTATTTCGTCAGCTCCCGGAACCCAGGGCTATCTAGAGCCTGAAGGCGCACAGAAAATTACTGGTGAGAAGAACGCCTCACCAACGGCGGTTCTGTTGGATGAGGATGGAACCATGGGACGTGCATATGATGCCCGGGTTACTCCGCATATGTACATCATCAACCCGGATGGCATTTTGGAATACAATGGTGCAATTGATGATCGTCCGACACCCCGTGCCAGGGATCTTGAAGGCGCCCGAAATTATGTCGTTGAAGCGATGGACGCCCTCATGAATGGCGGTGAAATTGAAGTACGTACCAATACGCCGTACGGGTGCACCGTAAAATACAATTAA
- a CDS encoding protein-disulfide reductase DsbD, translating into MVIQKSIVSLLFCLVLYVSAGVNLLFSQPVQTDNAEVELISENLTIKPGEPFWIGVRMDLRDGWYVYYRNPGDSGMPLMAEWMHENDFQIGDIQWPYPLWIDVGAGLASYGYYGDVLFMMEATAPPDLEPGTEYMLKAEADYLICEKVCIPEYVEIELTLGVTGDEVEYNEEWLSWFADTRSKLPVELDYWTADAYVSDDGKEITLELTTDAFELPEYSEVIYFANEEGEIENASKPEFRQDGQKVILTMQKSGYKSEDVTRVWGLVYNADGWDDSGEIKAITVDADLAGGEELLSADTSESPLAVFSSRFLIILGFAFTGGLILNLMPCVFPILSIKVMNFMQMSGHNPGEVKKHGFVFGAGVILSFLVLAGLLLLLRAGGQELGWGFQLQTPAFIAFMTFLMFGLGLSLMGVFEIGNSLINVAGKAGTGEGLRGSFFSGILATILATPCTAPFMGTALGVAITLPASTALMIFATLGIGMAAPYVLLSSFPALMKYLPKPGAWMETFKQAMAFPLFATAIWLIWVFGQQAGVDGLTKLLVGLLFLSLGIWIIHRWNRYKISGRTRVISRSIATLFIVGGFLFSASSEAITFDGESASVDGYGIEWEPFSNRLVEEYRDDGRNVFIDFTAAWCITCKANERIIFSSNRVKERFEELDFVMVKADWTNRNPEITRALESFGRNGVPLYVVYSEEIDEPMILPELLTPGIVLDALDRVSAGETLTYGDDLHELEFDTIYD; encoded by the coding sequence ATGGTTATTCAAAAATCCATCGTAAGCTTACTTTTCTGCCTGGTACTATATGTCAGCGCCGGAGTGAATCTGCTTTTCTCTCAGCCGGTACAGACAGATAACGCCGAGGTGGAGCTGATATCGGAAAATCTGACAATCAAACCGGGAGAACCGTTCTGGATCGGTGTGCGGATGGATCTGCGCGACGGATGGTATGTCTATTACCGTAATCCGGGCGATTCCGGCATGCCTCTCATGGCTGAGTGGATGCATGAAAACGATTTTCAGATCGGTGATATTCAATGGCCCTACCCTCTCTGGATTGATGTAGGCGCCGGCCTGGCCAGTTACGGCTATTACGGTGATGTGCTTTTCATGATGGAGGCCACCGCACCCCCGGATCTCGAGCCCGGGACAGAATACATGCTGAAAGCGGAGGCGGACTACCTGATCTGCGAAAAAGTCTGTATTCCTGAATATGTGGAGATCGAACTTACACTTGGTGTTACCGGGGACGAGGTGGAGTACAACGAAGAGTGGCTTTCCTGGTTTGCGGATACCCGCTCCAAACTGCCCGTGGAGCTCGATTACTGGACTGCGGATGCGTATGTAAGTGATGATGGAAAAGAGATCACCCTCGAGCTAACAACCGATGCATTTGAGCTGCCTGAATACTCCGAGGTGATCTACTTTGCCAATGAAGAGGGTGAGATCGAGAACGCTTCAAAGCCGGAATTTCGCCAGGATGGGCAGAAGGTGATTCTCACCATGCAAAAGTCGGGGTACAAAAGTGAGGATGTTACCCGCGTATGGGGACTGGTGTACAACGCTGACGGCTGGGACGATTCCGGCGAAATTAAGGCAATTACCGTAGATGCGGATCTTGCCGGCGGTGAAGAACTTCTGTCTGCTGATACATCGGAAAGCCCGCTCGCTGTTTTCTCATCACGGTTTTTGATCATACTCGGTTTTGCATTCACAGGTGGTTTGATACTCAACCTGATGCCTTGCGTTTTCCCGATCCTTTCCATTAAGGTGATGAATTTTATGCAGATGTCTGGCCACAATCCCGGCGAAGTGAAGAAACATGGATTTGTATTTGGTGCCGGGGTAATCCTCTCTTTTCTTGTGTTAGCAGGCCTCCTGCTGCTATTGCGTGCCGGCGGACAGGAGCTGGGCTGGGGTTTTCAGCTGCAAACTCCCGCTTTTATCGCGTTTATGACTTTTCTGATGTTCGGGCTCGGCCTGAGCCTGATGGGCGTTTTTGAAATCGGAAACTCCCTGATCAACGTAGCTGGAAAAGCGGGAACCGGTGAGGGGCTTCGCGGCTCCTTTTTCAGCGGAATCCTGGCTACGATCCTCGCAACACCATGCACGGCTCCCTTTATGGGAACGGCCCTTGGCGTAGCAATTACACTGCCCGCATCAACTGCCCTGATGATTTTTGCCACGCTCGGCATCGGCATGGCGGCGCCATATGTACTGCTTTCATCGTTCCCCGCATTGATGAAATACCTGCCCAAACCCGGCGCCTGGATGGAGACATTTAAGCAGGCAATGGCTTTTCCCCTATTTGCAACGGCCATCTGGCTGATCTGGGTATTTGGCCAGCAGGCAGGAGTAGATGGTCTCACAAAACTGCTGGTCGGACTCCTGTTTCTTTCTCTCGGCATCTGGATTATCCACCGCTGGAACCGGTACAAAATTTCGGGCCGGACAAGGGTGATCAGCCGGTCGATCGCAACCCTCTTTATTGTGGGGGGATTTCTGTTCTCGGCATCTTCAGAGGCTATAACCTTTGACGGGGAATCGGCATCGGTGGACGGATATGGAATTGAATGGGAGCCTTTTTCAAACCGGCTGGTTGAAGAGTACCGTGATGATGGCCGAAATGTGTTTATCGACTTTACGGCCGCCTGGTGCATTACCTGCAAGGCGAATGAGCGGATTATTTTTAGTTCAAACCGGGTGAAGGAGCGATTTGAAGAACTCGATTTTGTGATGGTAAAAGCGGACTGGACCAACCGTAACCCTGAAATTACACGCGCACTCGAATCATTTGGCCGAAACGGAGTGCCTTTGTACGTGGTGTACAGTGAGGAAATAGACGAACCGATGATCCTGCCTGAACTCCTCACACCGGGTATTGTTTTGGATGCACTGGACCGGGTATCTGCCGGGGAAACATTGACATATGGAGATGATTTACATGAACTCGAATTTGACACTATTTATGATTAA
- a CDS encoding LysR family transcriptional regulator produces MTENVELRHLRYFTVLAEELSFGDAAKRLHITQPSLSLQIQSLEQTIGAELFVRRPHVRLTKTGEALLSRARPILDQTDDAIKMARNVAQGKEGILRMGVVPSALLVSSLPRAIRRFRERFPGVELRLLEMSTVNQFEALRIGRIDAGLIRQPSAKMEYDYEIVAKEKLMVVLPASHPLADRSRVTLSMLADESWIMFPRSVNINLYDHLQKIFRKAGITPNVVQEASDIQTQVSLVESGLGITVVPAGVRRIQIPGVVYHDLSPKGSNTTIAFFWREDQSTPMIQGLLNEMLNSGEDEGKP; encoded by the coding sequence ATGACAGAAAATGTTGAATTACGCCATCTGCGCTATTTTACTGTTTTGGCAGAGGAGCTGAGTTTTGGGGATGCCGCAAAACGATTGCACATTACCCAGCCTTCACTCAGCCTTCAGATTCAATCACTTGAACAAACAATAGGTGCTGAACTCTTTGTGCGCAGGCCGCATGTACGGCTGACCAAAACCGGGGAAGCATTGCTTTCACGGGCAAGGCCAATACTTGATCAAACAGATGATGCGATAAAAATGGCCCGCAATGTTGCGCAGGGCAAAGAGGGGATACTGAGAATGGGTGTTGTACCGTCTGCGTTGCTGGTATCATCACTCCCCAGGGCGATACGCAGATTCCGTGAACGGTTTCCCGGAGTGGAGCTGCGGCTGCTGGAGATGTCAACAGTGAATCAATTCGAAGCATTGCGAATTGGCCGGATCGATGCCGGGCTTATCCGCCAGCCATCTGCAAAAATGGAGTACGATTATGAGATAGTAGCGAAGGAAAAGCTTATGGTTGTCCTGCCTGCCTCACATCCGCTGGCTGACCGATCCCGTGTAACTCTTTCCATGCTTGCTGATGAGTCGTGGATTATGTTCCCGCGTTCGGTTAACATCAACCTGTATGATCATCTGCAAAAAATATTCCGTAAAGCCGGCATAACGCCGAATGTTGTCCAGGAAGCCTCTGATATCCAAACGCAGGTCAGTCTTGTGGAGTCAGGACTTGGGATTACGGTTGTTCCCGCGGGGGTACGGCGTATCCAGATTCCCGGGGTGGTTTATCATGATCTCAGCCCTAAAGGTTCAAACACTACAATTGCATTTTTTTGGCGGGAAGACCAGTCAACACCCATGATTCAAGGATTGCTGAATGAGATGCTGAATAGTGGTGAAGATGAGGGAAAACCATAA
- a CDS encoding site-specific integrase — MAQISATLAKHKKNNKGHCPIYLRISDSRSTKYISIKESISESHWNENKSSVRKSHPREDELNNLIQQKLSILQSILTRLKTEEKLCTSLAVKKAYQQYHQPKNQKNELSNNFFDFSDKTIQNLEKKKKFFTHRRYKSAFKKLKAYCDDNLPYDQITVGFLREYETHLIQKYKNSPVTIQSNFKVIRSILYKAIDEDEFPQEKNPFFKFSPAKGSSESNKKLSLDEIQKIENLELKERSLIWNTRNYFLFSFYSAGIRFSDLAKMKIDNVKNGRLIYKMSKTGTTKNIKLMPQALKILDQYPEDNPYGFLFPVLDVSKDLSDTMILHSDISSKNALINKNLKKIASSAEIQTKISFHMARHSFADLARTQGWSIYDISKALGHKNIKVTERYLKKFDSDGLDSKMDSLFS; from the coding sequence ATGGCTCAAATCTCTGCAACACTTGCCAAGCATAAAAAAAATAACAAAGGTCACTGCCCGATTTATTTGAGAATCTCAGATTCTCGATCAACAAAATACATTTCAATTAAAGAATCCATTTCAGAATCACATTGGAACGAAAACAAGTCATCTGTAAGAAAAAGTCATCCCAGAGAAGACGAACTAAACAATCTGATTCAGCAGAAACTGTCAATACTTCAAAGTATTTTAACCCGGTTAAAAACGGAAGAAAAGCTTTGCACTAGCCTGGCAGTAAAAAAAGCATACCAACAATATCACCAGCCAAAAAATCAAAAGAATGAGCTTTCCAATAATTTTTTCGATTTTTCTGACAAGACAATACAGAACTTAGAGAAGAAGAAGAAATTCTTTACACACCGGCGATATAAATCTGCATTTAAAAAGTTAAAAGCTTATTGCGATGACAATCTCCCCTACGATCAAATAACGGTTGGATTTCTCCGTGAATATGAAACACACCTGATTCAGAAGTACAAGAACTCTCCGGTGACGATACAATCAAATTTTAAAGTAATCAGGTCAATCCTTTATAAAGCCATTGACGAGGATGAATTTCCTCAGGAAAAGAATCCTTTTTTTAAGTTTTCACCCGCAAAAGGATCCTCTGAGTCGAATAAAAAATTAAGTCTTGATGAGATTCAGAAGATTGAAAACCTTGAGCTTAAGGAGAGATCACTGATATGGAATACCAGAAATTATTTTCTCTTTTCGTTTTACTCAGCGGGAATACGGTTTAGTGATCTTGCAAAAATGAAAATCGATAACGTAAAAAACGGACGTCTTATTTATAAGATGAGCAAGACTGGTACAACAAAAAATATAAAGTTGATGCCGCAGGCCTTGAAGATATTGGATCAATATCCTGAAGACAATCCATATGGTTTCCTGTTTCCTGTCTTAGATGTTTCCAAAGATCTTTCTGATACAATGATTCTTCACAGTGATATATCTTCAAAAAATGCTCTCATCAATAAAAATCTAAAGAAGATTGCTTCATCTGCCGAGATACAAACAAAAATTTCGTTTCACATGGCCCGACATTCTTTTGCTGATCTTGCAAGGACCCAAGGCTGGAGTATTTACGATATATCAAAAGCCTTAGGTCATAAAAATATTAAAGTGACTGAGCGGTACCTGAAAAAGTTTGATTCTGATGGTCTTGATTCCAAAATGGATAGTTTGTTTAGTTGA